In one Pseudomonas sp. SG20056 genomic region, the following are encoded:
- a CDS encoding methyl-accepting chemotaxis protein gives MAYSISQQTDASANKGASVVSQTVAVMQRIARQMQDASEGIEALDKQSQLISTIMQTIRGIAEQTNLLALNAAIEAARAGDQGRGFAVVADEVRQLAGRTSQATEEIVDVVQRNQSLAQQAVSSMASSRQQAEQGLDLANEAGTVIVEIQEGAKQVVQAVEQFANQLQQ, from the coding sequence ATGGCCTATAGCATCTCGCAACAAACCGACGCCAGCGCCAACAAGGGCGCCAGCGTGGTCAGCCAGACCGTCGCCGTCATGCAGCGTATCGCCCGGCAAATGCAGGACGCCAGCGAAGGTATCGAAGCCCTGGATAAGCAGTCGCAATTGATCAGCACCATCATGCAGACCATTCGCGGCATTGCCGAACAGACCAATCTGCTGGCCTTGAACGCCGCCATCGAAGCCGCACGAGCCGGTGATCAGGGCCGCGGTTTCGCCGTAGTGGCCGACGAAGTGCGGCAACTGGCCGGACGCACCAGTCAGGCCACCGAGGAAATCGTCGACGTGGTGCAAAGAAACCAGAGCCTGGCGCAACAGGCAGTGAGCAGCATGGCCAGCAGCCGCCAGCAGGCCGAGCAAGGCCTGGACCTGGCCAATGAGGCGGGCACGGTCATTGTGGAAATCCAGGAAGGCGCCAAGCAGGTGGTGCAGGCCGTAGAGCAGTTCGCCAACCAGTTGCAGCAGTAA
- a CDS encoding lytic murein transglycosylase: MPYLLLRGLSHSAIACLLLLLTACAEAPAQPLAAAPITTSAAPTSPTASMVSSPTPLLSFDEWRMLLRSDAIAAGINADLFDRTFAGITLDPRVVTADNSQPEFTRPVWDYIDGAVSVSRIAQGRLLKAQHRPTLKAIRSTYAVDHEVLIAIWGMESNYGSNIGSHNVIRSLATLAYDGRRQVFWRSQLLAALQILQAGDAPAQGLIGSWAGAMGQTQFMPTTFNQHAVDFDGDGRRDLWTSAPDALASAAHYLQASGWENGQPWGFEVNLPQGFDYALADPEIRRTVAQWRILGINPVRTIDANEQSLATLFLPAGHRGPAFLLLNNFRSILKYNNSTAYALAIGLLSDALDGNPGVQAAWPRNDRQLGRSERIELQELLASKGYEPGPADGIIGANTRKAVRAFQQSQGQPADGYPSHELLQQLR, translated from the coding sequence ATGCCTTACCTGCTTCTTCGGGGCCTGTCCCATAGCGCCATCGCCTGCCTCCTGCTGCTTCTGACTGCCTGCGCCGAAGCGCCGGCCCAGCCACTTGCAGCCGCGCCAATTACAACCAGCGCAGCCCCTACAAGCCCAACTGCCAGCATGGTCAGCAGCCCAACCCCGCTACTCAGCTTCGATGAATGGCGCATGCTGCTGCGCAGCGATGCCATCGCCGCCGGTATCAATGCCGATCTATTCGATCGCACCTTCGCCGGCATCACCCTGGACCCTAGAGTTGTGACCGCCGACAACAGCCAGCCGGAGTTCACCCGCCCGGTGTGGGACTACATCGATGGCGCCGTTTCCGTCTCGCGGATCGCTCAGGGCCGTCTGCTCAAGGCACAACATCGACCGACCCTGAAAGCCATTCGTAGCACCTACGCGGTGGACCACGAAGTGCTGATCGCGATCTGGGGCATGGAAAGCAATTACGGCAGCAATATCGGCAGCCATAACGTCATCCGCTCCCTCGCCACCCTGGCCTACGATGGCCGCCGCCAGGTGTTCTGGCGCAGCCAGCTGCTGGCCGCGCTGCAGATCCTGCAAGCCGGCGATGCCCCGGCTCAGGGACTGATCGGTTCTTGGGCGGGCGCCATGGGGCAAACCCAATTTATGCCGACCACCTTCAATCAGCATGCAGTGGACTTCGATGGCGATGGGCGTCGCGACCTGTGGACGTCAGCACCCGACGCACTGGCCTCTGCCGCACATTATTTGCAGGCGTCCGGCTGGGAAAATGGTCAACCCTGGGGCTTTGAGGTAAACCTGCCACAAGGCTTCGATTACGCCCTGGCAGACCCCGAAATACGCCGCACCGTGGCACAGTGGCGTATCCTGGGGATCAACCCGGTCAGAACCATTGATGCCAACGAGCAAAGTCTGGCCACGCTGTTTCTGCCTGCTGGCCATCGCGGCCCGGCCTTCCTTCTGCTGAACAACTTCCGCAGCATCCTCAAGTACAACAACTCCACCGCTTACGCACTGGCCATCGGCCTACTCAGCGACGCCCTGGACGGCAATCCCGGCGTACAGGCCGCCTGGCCGCGCAATGATCGTCAGCTGGGGCGTAGCGAACGCATCGAACTGCAAGAGTTGCTGGCCAGCAAAGGCTACGAGCCAGGCCCGGCGGACGGCATCATCGGGGCGAACACACGCAAAGCCGTGCGTGCCTTTCAGCAATCTCAGGGACAGCCTGCCGATGGCTACCCCAGCCATGAACTGCTGCAGCAGCTCAGGTAA
- the arfA gene encoding alternative ribosome rescue factor ArfA — protein sequence MAKKAKRGPNKAKSLIAQPLFRSRQETPSKGKGSYRREASQQNWEASYVLAA from the coding sequence ATGGCGAAGAAAGCCAAACGCGGCCCGAACAAGGCCAAATCCCTAATCGCCCAGCCACTGTTTCGCTCACGCCAGGAAACACCCAGCAAAGGCAAAGGCAGCTACCGCCGCGAAGCCTCCCAGCAAAACTGGGAGGCTTCATACGTTCTGGCTGCCTGA
- the holA gene encoding DNA polymerase III subunit delta, which translates to MKLNSAQLGKHLQGNLSPVYVVSGDEPLLCQEATDAIRAATRQQGFSERQVFSADNNFDWGNLLQAGASLSLFADKRLLELRLPNGKPGDKGAAALLEYLARPAEDTVLLISLPKLDGSAQKTKWGKALIDGAQTQFVQIWPVDANQLPQWIRQRLAQSGLSASAEAVDMIAVRVEGNLLAAAQEIEKLKLLAEGTQIDVDTVHASVADSARFDVFGLIDAALNGEAAHALRMLEGLRGEGVEPPVILWALAREIRLLATIAQQYSQGTPLEKAFSSARPPVWDKRRPLVSKALQRLSATRWAALLQDAQQIDAQIKGQASGDPWSGLSLLTLNICGQRLGLPR; encoded by the coding sequence ATGAAGCTTAACTCCGCACAACTCGGCAAACACCTGCAGGGCAACCTGAGCCCAGTGTATGTGGTCAGTGGCGACGAGCCGCTGCTCTGCCAGGAAGCCACCGACGCCATTCGCGCCGCAACCCGTCAGCAGGGTTTCAGCGAGCGCCAGGTGTTTAGCGCCGACAACAACTTCGACTGGGGCAACCTGCTGCAAGCCGGTGCCAGCCTGTCGCTGTTTGCCGACAAACGCCTGCTGGAATTGCGCCTGCCCAACGGCAAGCCCGGTGACAAAGGCGCAGCCGCGCTGCTCGAATACCTCGCCCGCCCCGCCGAAGACACCGTACTGCTGATCAGCCTGCCGAAACTCGACGGCAGCGCGCAGAAGACCAAATGGGGCAAGGCGCTGATTGACGGTGCGCAGACGCAGTTCGTGCAGATCTGGCCAGTCGATGCCAACCAGCTGCCGCAGTGGATTCGCCAGCGCTTGGCGCAATCGGGCCTCAGCGCCAGCGCCGAAGCGGTGGACATGATTGCCGTGCGCGTCGAAGGCAACCTGCTCGCCGCTGCCCAGGAAATCGAAAAACTCAAACTGCTCGCCGAAGGTACGCAGATCGACGTCGACACCGTACACGCCTCGGTCGCCGATAGCGCACGCTTCGATGTTTTCGGCCTGATCGATGCGGCCCTCAATGGCGAAGCCGCCCACGCCCTGCGCATGCTCGAAGGCCTGCGCGGTGAAGGCGTCGAACCGCCGGTCATTCTCTGGGCTCTGGCCCGGGAAATCCGCCTGCTGGCCACCATCGCCCAGCAGTACAGCCAGGGCACGCCACTGGAGAAAGCCTTCAGTTCCGCCCGCCCACCGGTCTGGGACAAGCGCCGTCCCCTGGTCAGCAAAGCCTTGCAACGCCTGTCGGCCACACGTTGGGCTGCGCTGCTGCAGGATGCCCAGCAGATCGATGCGCAGATCAAAGGCCAGGCGTCCGGCGATCCCTGGAGCGGCCTGAGCCTGTTGACGCTAAACATCTGCGGTCAACGCCTGGGCCTACCCCGCTAG
- the lptE gene encoding LPS assembly lipoprotein LptE, whose product MIKRNLLVIGLATLLSACGFQLRGTGDVQFALKELDVSARNAYGETVNQVREVLQNNGVKVYPGAQYRLVLSNEQENRRAASFTSSARTAEYELSKTLEYEIRGSKDLLLMSDKLEAQSFYTQDGNNLIGGDQEAAQLQQEMNRELIQQLVQRLQQISPAQLDQLQQTAEAKAQAEADALEAARQQQAAQPQQSPIQLPIPAQ is encoded by the coding sequence ATGATCAAACGGAATCTGTTGGTAATTGGCCTGGCCACCCTGCTCAGCGCTTGCGGCTTCCAGCTGCGTGGCACCGGTGACGTGCAGTTCGCCCTCAAGGAGCTGGATGTCAGCGCACGCAACGCCTATGGCGAAACCGTAAACCAAGTGCGCGAAGTGCTGCAGAACAACGGCGTCAAGGTCTATCCTGGCGCACAGTACCGCCTGGTATTGAGCAACGAGCAGGAAAATCGCCGCGCAGCCAGCTTCACCAGCTCGGCCCGCACTGCCGAGTACGAGCTGAGCAAGACCCTGGAATACGAAATCCGTGGCAGCAAAGACCTGCTGCTGATGAGCGACAAACTGGAAGCCCAAAGCTTCTACACCCAGGACGGCAACAACCTGATTGGTGGCGACCAAGAGGCCGCTCAGCTGCAACAGGAAATGAACCGTGAGCTGATCCAGCAACTGGTCCAGCGCCTGCAGCAGATCAGCCCAGCGCAACTGGACCAACTGCAGCAAACCGCAGAAGCCAAGGCTCAAGCCGAAGCCGATGCCCTGGAAGCAGCTCGCCAGCAACAGGCCGCGCAACCGCAGCAGTCGCCAATCCAGCTGCCGATTCCCGCTCAGTAA
- the leuS gene encoding leucine--tRNA ligase, whose translation MQEQYSPREIEAAAQSHWDAQKSFVVSEQPGKETFYCLSMFPYPSGKLHMGHVRNYTIGDVISRYQRMQGKNVLQPMGWDAFGMPAENAAMKNKVAPAKWTYENIEYMKSQLKSLGLAVDWTREVTTCKPDYYRWEQWLFTRLFEKGVIYRKNGSVNWDPVDQTVLANEQVIDGRGWRSGAVIEKREIPMYYFKITAYAEELLSSLDELDGWPEQVKTMQRNWIGKSFGADVVFDYDQASVGIDGQLKVYTTRPDTLMGATYVAVAAEHPLAQRAAESNPAIAAFIAECKAGSVAEADMATMEKKGVATGQFVIHPLSGDKLPVFVANYVLWGYGEGAVMAVPAHDERDFEFANKYDLPIKQVYTGEGKEYDATQWQDWYGDKAGLSSINSGKYDNLDFSAAFDAIVADLEANAHGARKTQFRLRDWGISRQRYWGCPIPIIHCDSCGDVPVPEDQLPVVLPEDVVPDGAGSPLARMPEFYECSCPKCGKPAKRETDTMDTFVESSWYYARYASPHYTGGMVDPEAANHWLPVDQYIGGIEHAILHLLYARFFHKLMRDEGLVSSNEPFKNLLTQGMVVAETYYRTLENGGKDWFNPADVELERDAKAKVISAKLKSDGLPVEIGGTEKMSKSKNNGVDPQSMIDQFGADTCRLFMMFASPPDMSCEWSDAGVEGANRFLRRVWRLAQNHVNQGIAGALDLASLNDEQKAVRRAIHLAIKQSSFDIGQHHKFNTAIAQVMTLMNVLEKAAQTTVQDRALLQEGLEAVALLLAPITPHISHQLWQELGHDEAIIDAAWPQVDESALVQDSLTLVIQVNGKLRGQIEVPASASREEVEASARSNENVLRFTEGLSIRKVIVVPGKLVNIVAN comes from the coding sequence ATGCAAGAACAGTACTCGCCCCGTGAAATCGAAGCCGCCGCGCAGTCCCATTGGGACGCGCAGAAATCCTTTGTAGTGAGCGAACAGCCGGGCAAGGAGACCTTCTACTGCCTGTCGATGTTCCCCTACCCGAGCGGCAAGCTGCACATGGGCCATGTGCGCAACTACACCATTGGCGACGTAATCAGCCGCTACCAGCGCATGCAGGGCAAAAACGTGCTGCAGCCCATGGGCTGGGATGCGTTCGGCATGCCGGCGGAAAACGCTGCGATGAAAAACAAGGTCGCGCCTGCCAAGTGGACCTACGAAAACATCGAGTACATGAAGAGCCAGCTCAAGTCGCTGGGCTTGGCTGTGGACTGGACACGCGAAGTCACCACCTGCAAGCCGGATTACTACCGCTGGGAACAGTGGCTGTTCACCCGCCTGTTCGAAAAAGGCGTGATCTACCGTAAGAACGGCAGCGTCAACTGGGACCCGGTGGACCAGACCGTACTGGCCAACGAGCAGGTTATCGACGGCCGCGGCTGGCGCTCGGGCGCAGTGATCGAAAAGCGCGAAATCCCGATGTACTACTTCAAGATCACCGCTTACGCGGAAGAGCTGCTGAGTAGCCTGGACGAACTGGATGGCTGGCCGGAACAGGTCAAGACCATGCAGCGTAACTGGATCGGCAAGAGCTTCGGCGCTGACGTGGTATTCGACTATGACCAGGCCAGCGTCGGCATTGACGGCCAACTCAAGGTCTACACCACCCGCCCCGACACCCTGATGGGCGCAACCTACGTCGCCGTGGCCGCCGAGCACCCGCTGGCGCAACGCGCCGCCGAGAGCAATCCGGCTATCGCAGCGTTTATCGCCGAATGCAAGGCCGGCTCCGTGGCCGAGGCCGACATGGCCACCATGGAGAAGAAGGGCGTTGCCACCGGCCAGTTTGTCATTCATCCGCTCTCCGGCGACAAGCTGCCGGTGTTCGTCGCCAACTACGTATTGTGGGGCTACGGCGAAGGCGCAGTGATGGCCGTGCCCGCGCACGACGAGCGTGATTTCGAATTCGCCAACAAGTACGACCTGCCGATCAAGCAGGTCTACACCGGCGAAGGCAAAGAATACGACGCCACTCAATGGCAGGACTGGTACGGCGACAAAGCCGGCCTGAGCAGCATCAACTCCGGCAAGTACGACAACCTGGACTTCAGCGCCGCCTTCGATGCCATCGTCGCGGACCTGGAAGCCAACGCCCATGGCGCGCGCAAAACCCAGTTCCGCCTGCGCGACTGGGGTATCAGCCGTCAGCGTTACTGGGGCTGCCCGATCCCAATCATCCACTGCGACAGCTGTGGCGACGTGCCGGTGCCGGAAGACCAGCTGCCCGTCGTACTGCCCGAAGACGTAGTGCCGGACGGTGCAGGCAGCCCGCTGGCACGCATGCCTGAATTCTATGAATGCAGCTGCCCGAAATGCGGCAAGCCGGCCAAGCGTGAAACCGACACTATGGACACCTTCGTTGAGTCGTCCTGGTATTACGCACGCTACGCCTCACCGCATTACACCGGCGGCATGGTCGACCCTGAAGCAGCCAACCACTGGCTGCCGGTGGATCAGTACATTGGCGGTATCGAACACGCGATCCTGCACCTGCTGTATGCGCGCTTCTTCCACAAGCTGATGCGTGACGAAGGGCTGGTCAGTTCGAATGAGCCGTTCAAGAACCTGCTGACCCAGGGCATGGTGGTCGCCGAGACCTATTACCGCACCCTGGAAAACGGCGGTAAAGACTGGTTCAACCCGGCCGATGTCGAGCTGGAGCGTGACGCCAAAGCCAAGGTCATCAGCGCCAAACTGAAAAGCGACGGCCTGCCGGTGGAAATCGGCGGCACCGAGAAGATGTCCAAGTCGAAGAACAACGGCGTCGACCCACAGTCGATGATCGATCAGTTCGGTGCCGACACCTGTCGCCTGTTCATGATGTTCGCTTCGCCGCCGGACATGAGCTGCGAATGGTCTGACGCTGGCGTTGAAGGCGCCAACCGCTTCCTGCGCCGCGTCTGGCGTCTGGCGCAAAACCATGTCAACCAGGGCATCGCTGGCGCACTCGACTTGGCCAGCCTGAATGACGAGCAAAAGGCCGTGCGCCGTGCGATTCATCTGGCGATCAAACAGTCGAGCTTCGATATTGGCCAGCACCACAAATTCAACACCGCCATCGCCCAGGTGATGACGCTGATGAACGTGCTGGAGAAAGCCGCACAAACCACAGTTCAGGACCGCGCTCTGTTGCAGGAAGGTCTGGAAGCGGTGGCGCTGCTGTTGGCGCCAATCACGCCGCATATCAGCCATCAGCTGTGGCAGGAGCTGGGTCACGACGAAGCCATCATCGATGCCGCCTGGCCACAGGTGGATGAGTCTGCCCTGGTACAGGACAGCCTGACGTTGGTGATCCAGGTCAACGGCAAGCTGCGCGGACAGATTGAAGTGCCAGCCAGCGCCAGCCGCGAAGAGGTTGAGGCCAGCGCCCGCAGCAACGAAAACGTGCTGCGCTTTACCGAAGGCCTGAGCATTCGCAAGGTCATCGTGGTGCCAGGCAAACTGGTCAACATTGTTGCTAACTGA
- a CDS encoding YdcF family protein produces the protein MPIRYILKQFFLPPGLFLLLLLAAWWLRRRFPRVAAACLVVGLGGMWLFSLPVVVEYSARVLENEPALDERQWADLAQQADVIVVLGGGRELADPGWGADQPSLLALERVRFAARLAKASGLPLLASGGLHFGAPPSEAALMADVLARDYDVPVRWQEGVSRTTWENATHSAELLKQAGITRVVLVTQAWHMPRSRWSFEQVGLQVISAPMGFLGTSNGRPAGGWLPESKAVWQNGLLLNEAVGLLGYRLFYRGPAQE, from the coding sequence ATGCCGATTCGCTACATCCTCAAACAGTTCTTCCTTCCGCCAGGCCTGTTCCTGCTTTTGCTGCTGGCCGCCTGGTGGCTGCGTCGGCGTTTTCCGCGTGTGGCTGCGGCTTGCTTGGTCGTTGGCTTGGGCGGGATGTGGCTGTTTAGCCTGCCGGTGGTGGTCGAATACTCGGCGCGCGTGCTGGAAAACGAGCCGGCATTGGATGAGCGGCAATGGGCTGATTTGGCACAGCAGGCTGACGTGATTGTGGTGCTGGGCGGCGGGCGTGAGCTGGCTGATCCTGGCTGGGGCGCGGATCAGCCCAGCCTGTTGGCATTGGAGCGAGTGCGTTTTGCCGCACGCTTGGCAAAGGCCTCGGGTTTGCCGCTGCTGGCCAGTGGCGGGTTGCACTTTGGCGCACCGCCCAGTGAAGCGGCCTTGATGGCTGACGTATTGGCCCGTGATTACGACGTACCGGTGCGTTGGCAGGAAGGCGTGAGTCGCACCACCTGGGAGAATGCGACCCACAGCGCTGAGCTGCTGAAGCAGGCAGGGATTACCCGCGTGGTGCTGGTGACGCAGGCCTGGCATATGCCCAGGTCACGCTGGAGTTTCGAGCAGGTGGGTTTGCAAGTGATCAGCGCGCCGATGGGCTTTCTCGGTACGTCCAATGGTCGGCCCGCCGGTGGCTGGCTGCCGGAAAGCAAGGCGGTCTGGCAGAACGGTTTGCTGCTTAACGAGGCTGTTGGCTTGCTGGGCTATCGGCTGTTCTACCGAGGCCCGGCGCAAGAATAA
- a CDS encoding peptide ABC transporter ATP-binding protein, which translates to MSAVLTARDLTRHYEISRGLFQPNAQVQALNGVSFELQAGKTLAVVGESGCGKSTLARALTLIEEPSSGSLQIAGQEVTGANKAQRKQLRRDVQMVFQNPYASLNPRQKIGDQLSEPLLINTGLSRLERRERVQAMMKQVGLRPEHYQRYPHMFSGGQRQRIALARAMMLQPKVLVADEPTSALDVSIQAQVLNLFMDLQEQFNTGYVFISHNLSVVRHVADDVLVMYLGRPVEMGPSELIYNRPLHPYTQALLSATPTIHPDPSKPKIKISGELPNPLSPPSGCAFHQRCPHASERCQVEQPALRLLDARQVACHHAEQINS; encoded by the coding sequence ATGAGTGCCGTCCTGACTGCTCGCGACCTCACCCGTCACTACGAAATCTCCCGCGGCCTGTTTCAGCCCAATGCCCAGGTGCAGGCGCTGAATGGCGTGTCCTTTGAATTACAGGCGGGTAAGACGCTGGCGGTGGTCGGCGAGTCCGGCTGCGGCAAATCCACTCTGGCCCGCGCCCTGACACTGATCGAGGAGCCCAGCTCGGGCTCGCTGCAGATCGCCGGGCAGGAAGTGACAGGCGCCAACAAGGCGCAGCGCAAACAGCTGCGTCGTGATGTACAGATGGTCTTTCAGAACCCCTACGCCTCGCTCAATCCTCGGCAAAAGATCGGCGATCAGCTCAGCGAACCACTGCTGATCAACACCGGTCTGTCACGCTTGGAGCGGCGCGAGCGGGTGCAGGCGATGATGAAACAGGTCGGCCTGCGCCCCGAGCATTACCAGCGCTACCCGCATATGTTCTCCGGCGGCCAGCGCCAGCGCATCGCCCTGGCCCGGGCGATGATGCTGCAACCCAAGGTGCTGGTGGCGGACGAACCGACTTCGGCGCTGGACGTGTCGATCCAGGCCCAGGTGCTCAACCTGTTTATGGACCTGCAGGAGCAGTTCAACACCGGCTATGTGTTTATCTCGCACAACCTCTCGGTGGTGCGCCACGTTGCCGATGATGTGCTGGTGATGTACCTAGGCCGCCCGGTGGAGATGGGCCCCAGCGAGCTGATCTACAACCGTCCGCTGCACCCGTATACCCAGGCGCTGCTGTCGGCGACGCCGACCATTCATCCTGACCCGAGCAAACCGAAGATCAAGATCAGTGGCGAGCTGCCCAACCCGCTCTCGCCACCCAGCGGTTGCGCCTTCCACCAACGCTGCCCGCATGCCAGCGAACGCTGCCAGGTTGAACAGCCGGCACTGCGCCTGCTGGATGCACGGCAAGTGGCGTGCCACCATGCCGAGCAGATCAATAGCTAA
- a CDS encoding ABC transporter ATP-binding protein, producing MSLLDIKNLSVRFGDASAIPVVDGLDLCVEKGEVLAIVGESGSGKSVTMMALMGLIDAPGIVTADSLQFDGTDMLRLKGRQRRHIVGKDLSMVFQDPMTALNPSFTVGFQIEEVLRQHMNLKGQAARQRALQLLDRVEIPAAASRLNAYPHQLSGGMSQRVAIAMAIAAEPKLLIADEPTTALDVTIQAQIMDLLVGLQREQNMGLVLITHDLAVVAETAQRVCVMYAGQAVEIGSVPQLFTTPSHPYTEALLKAIPEHSQGQRRLTTLPGIVPGRYDRPLGCLLSPRCPYAQAHCREQRPTLDAHERGAARCFYPLNLTAEVA from the coding sequence ATGAGCCTGTTGGATATCAAAAACCTCAGCGTGCGCTTCGGCGACGCCAGCGCCATCCCGGTGGTCGACGGCCTCGACCTGTGCGTGGAAAAAGGCGAAGTGCTGGCGATTGTCGGCGAATCCGGCTCCGGCAAATCGGTGACCATGATGGCGCTGATGGGCCTGATCGACGCCCCCGGCATCGTCACCGCCGACAGCCTGCAGTTCGACGGCACCGACATGCTGCGCCTCAAGGGTCGCCAGCGTCGGCATATCGTTGGCAAAGACCTGTCGATGGTCTTTCAGGACCCGATGACCGCACTCAACCCCAGCTTTACCGTGGGTTTCCAGATCGAAGAAGTGCTGCGCCAGCACATGAATCTCAAAGGCCAGGCCGCCCGCCAACGCGCGCTGCAACTGCTCGACCGAGTGGAAATCCCCGCAGCCGCCAGCCGCCTGAATGCCTATCCGCACCAGCTGTCCGGCGGTATGAGCCAACGGGTGGCGATTGCCATGGCGATTGCCGCCGAGCCCAAACTGCTGATCGCCGACGAGCCGACCACAGCGCTGGATGTGACAATTCAGGCGCAGATCATGGACCTGCTGGTGGGCCTGCAGCGCGAACAGAACATGGGCTTGGTGCTGATCACCCATGACCTGGCCGTGGTCGCCGAAACCGCGCAACGGGTCTGCGTGATGTATGCCGGGCAAGCGGTGGAGATCGGCAGTGTGCCACAGCTGTTCACCACACCCAGCCACCCCTACACCGAAGCGCTGCTCAAGGCGATTCCCGAACACAGCCAGGGCCAGCGCCGCCTGACCACCCTGCCCGGCATCGTCCCGGGCCGCTACGACCGGCCGCTGGGCTGCCTGCTGTCGCCGCGCTGCCCCTACGCCCAGGCGCATTGCCGTGAACAACGGCCGACTCTGGATGCCCATGAACGTGGCGCGGCGCGCTGCTTCTACCCGCTCAATCTGACTGCGGAGGTGGCCTGA
- a CDS encoding ABC transporter permease subunit: protein MTTETLSTTLDQSLLYPSPLREFWQAFAHNKGAVAGLAFMILLVICALFAPWIAPHDPSEQYREFLLTPPAWLEGGQLQFLLGTDEVGRDLLSRLIHGARLSLLIGLASVLMSLIPGILLGLVAGFFPRLLGPSIMRLMDIMLALPSLLLAVAIVAILGPGLINTIFAIAIVSLPSYVRLTRAAVMGELNRDYVTAARLAGASLPRLMFITVLPNCMAPLIVQATLSFSSAILDAAALGFLGLGVQPPTPEWGTMLASARDYIERAWWVVSLPGLTILLSVLAINLMGDGLRDALDPKLKNAQ, encoded by the coding sequence ATGACAACTGAAACCCTAAGTACCACACTCGATCAATCGCTACTCTACCCTTCGCCGCTCAGGGAATTCTGGCAGGCCTTTGCCCACAACAAGGGCGCAGTCGCCGGGCTGGCGTTTATGATCCTGCTGGTGATCTGCGCGCTGTTTGCGCCGTGGATCGCACCGCACGACCCCAGCGAGCAATACCGCGAATTTCTGCTCACCCCGCCAGCCTGGCTGGAGGGTGGCCAGCTGCAATTTCTGCTCGGCACCGATGAAGTGGGTCGCGACCTCCTCTCGCGGTTGATTCATGGCGCGCGACTGTCGCTGCTGATCGGCCTGGCCTCGGTGCTGATGTCGCTGATCCCCGGCATCCTCCTGGGCCTGGTCGCCGGCTTCTTTCCGCGCCTGCTCGGCCCGTCGATCATGCGCCTGATGGACATCATGCTGGCCCTGCCCTCGCTGCTGCTGGCGGTTGCCATCGTCGCCATCCTCGGCCCAGGGTTGATCAACACCATTTTCGCCATCGCCATCGTCTCGCTGCCGTCCTATGTGCGCCTGACCCGCGCAGCGGTGATGGGTGAGCTGAACCGCGACTACGTCACTGCCGCGCGCCTGGCCGGTGCCAGCCTGCCGCGACTGATGTTTATCACCGTACTGCCCAACTGCATGGCACCGCTGATCGTGCAGGCCACCTTGAGCTTTTCTTCGGCGATTCTCGATGCCGCCGCCCTGGGTTTTCTCGGCCTCGGCGTACAACCGCCAACCCCTGAGTGGGGCACCATGCTGGCCTCGGCGCGCGACTATATCGAGCGCGCCTGGTGGGTCGTCAGCCTGCCGGGCCTGACCATTCTGCTCAGCGTGCTGGCGATCAATCTGATGGGCGACGGGCTGCGCGATGCACTCGACCCGAAACTCAAGAATGCGCAGTGA